CTTATTCTGGGCGGAGTAGAAATCCCGCACACAAAAGGACTTGAAGGCCACTCAGATGCAGACGTTCTTCTTCACGCAATATGCGATGCAATACTCGGAGCATGCGGATACAAAGATATCGGGCATCAGTTCCCCAATACAGATGACAAGTTCAAAGATATCTCAAGCTTAATTTTACTCGAGCAATCGTATAAGCTGATAAAGAAAAAGAAATATAAAATTGAAAATATTGATTGCGCCATAATTCTTGAAGAACCGAAAATTTACAAATACACTGAGCAGATGAAAGAAAAAATTTCTAAGATCCTTAAAACCAAAAACATCTC
The genomic region above belongs to Bacteroidota bacterium and contains:
- a CDS encoding 2-C-methyl-D-erythritol 2,4-cyclodiphosphate synthase, which produces MANFRVGFGYDVHRLVKGRKLILGGVEIPHTKGLEGHSDADVLLHAICDAILGACGYKDIGHQFPNTDDKFKDISSLILLEQSYKLIKKKKYKIENIDCAIILEEPKIYKYTEQMKEKISKILKTKNISIKATTSEGLGFVGAKKGCSAYCTALLYKSK